Proteins from a genomic interval of Garciella nitratireducens DSM 15102:
- a CDS encoding DNA primase family protein, with amino-acid sequence MRDKWNRPQSGSTYGMITIEKAIINATEIYKPGGKRSSATEDFGECSLADFKPKSNDRYPWADIGASRLFADYYKSFARFVPERKMWFCYENGIWIPDVGNLKVMGKCKSLANQLLTYALTIQDEHQRKAYIDYCRKWQSRRYRETVLKDAQSVYPISIAEFDQDPLVLNCANGTLFLTSMDFRPHNSEDRLTKISGVRYDPEAKSEQWDRFIHEIMSGDEEKAKFLQKAFGYSISGDTRYECLFVLYGATTRNGKGTLCESILKVLGSYGCTGFLHENSFDFSPKFKLYINTNYLPVITDMTLFSSGRVVIIPPERHFDESEQDKNLKREFAKPKNQSAILNWLIEGYQLLKKEGLTLPDSVKTSTEAYKRDSDKIALFFEDA; translated from the coding sequence ATGCGAGATAAATGGAATAGACCACAGTCTGGCAGTACTTATGGAATGATAACCATAGAAAAAGCTATCATAAATGCTACTGAAATATATAAACCAGGTGGTAAACGTTCATCAGCTACAGAAGATTTTGGTGAATGTTCCCTTGCTGATTTTAAGCCTAAGAGTAACGATCGCTACCCTTGGGCGGATATTGGGGCAAGCAGGCTGTTTGCTGATTATTATAAATCTTTTGCCCGCTTTGTTCCCGAAAGGAAGATGTGGTTTTGCTACGAGAATGGTATTTGGATTCCTGATGTCGGTAATCTCAAAGTGATGGGAAAGTGTAAATCATTGGCTAACCAACTGCTAACCTATGCTTTGACTATTCAGGATGAACATCAAAGAAAGGCATACATTGACTATTGCCGAAAGTGGCAGTCAAGAAGATACCGAGAAACGGTGCTTAAGGATGCACAGAGCGTATATCCCATATCAATAGCTGAATTCGACCAAGACCCGCTTGTGCTCAACTGTGCCAATGGAACATTGTTTTTAACATCCATGGATTTTCGTCCCCACAACAGCGAGGACAGACTCACAAAGATATCTGGGGTTAGATATGATCCAGAAGCAAAAAGCGAGCAATGGGATAGATTTATTCATGAGATTATGAGCGGAGATGAGGAAAAGGCAAAATTCCTCCAAAAAGCCTTTGGTTACAGTATCAGCGGAGACACTCGGTATGAATGCCTGTTTGTTCTCTATGGTGCTACAACTCGAAACGGTAAAGGGACGCTATGTGAGAGCATTCTTAAGGTATTAGGCAGTTATGGCTGTACCGGGTTTCTACATGAAAATTCTTTTGACTTTTCGCCAAAGTTTAAGCTCTATATCAACACCAATTATCTGCCCGTTATTACGGATATGACGCTGTTTTCCAGTGGCAGAGTGGTGATTATCCCTCCTGAACGACACTTCGATGAAAGCGAACAGGATAAAAACTTAAAACGTGAATTCGCCAAACCGAAGAATCAGAGTGCTATCCTCAACTGGCTAATTGAAGGCTATCAGCTATTAAAGAAAGAAGGCTTGACTTTACCTGATTCTGTTAAGACATCAACGGAGGCTTATAAGCGTGACAGCGATAAAATAGCTTTATTTTTCGAGGATGCCTT
- a CDS encoding helix-turn-helix domain-containing protein, with protein sequence MTVSYKKLWKLLIDRDMKKKDLQAAAGISPSSISKLSKNEYVSMDVLVKVCTALGVDFKDIMELVPNMVEERE encoded by the coding sequence ATGACCGTTAGCTATAAAAAACTTTGGAAACTGTTGATAGACCGCGATATGAAGAAGAAAGATTTACAAGCTGCTGCGGGGATAAGTCCATCTTCAATTTCAAAACTTTCTAAAAACGAATATGTCAGTATGGACGTTCTTGTAAAAGTTTGTACGGCGCTTGGCGTTGATTTTAAAGATATCATGGAATTAGTGCCGAATATGGTTGAAGAAAGGGAGTAG
- a CDS encoding type I restriction-modification system subunit M — protein MKNNRKEQERAELHRTIWNMANDLRGSVDGWDFKQYVLGMLFYRYISENITAYINAGEWEAGNTEFDYAKLSDEEAEQAREDLVKTKGFFILPSELFENVRTRAKDDENLNETLEQIFSNIEASAQGTESEDNFKGLFDDIDVNSNKLGNTVAKRNEKLVKLMNSVGEMKLGDYKDNTIDAFGDAYEFLMGMYASNAGKSGGEYYTPQEVSELLTHLTLVGKTEVNKVYDPACGSGSLLLKFAKILGKENVRQGFFGQEINITTYNLCRINMFLHDIDYDKFDIVLGDTLTDPQHWDDEPFEAIVSNPPYSIKWKGDNDPILINDPRFSPAGVLAPKSKADLAFIMHSLSWLATNGTAAIVCFPGVMYRGGAEKKIRQYLIDNNYIDCIIQLPDNLFYGTSIATCIMVLKKSKSENSTLFIDASKEFVKVTNNNKLTQENIETILNAFKDRKDIKHFARLVPNSEIAEQDYNLSVLTYVEQEDTREKIDIVALNAEIEKIVAREQILREEIDKIIAEIEVGK, from the coding sequence ATGAAAAATAACAGAAAAGAACAGGAACGGGCGGAATTACACCGCACGATATGGAATATGGCAAATGATCTAAGAGGCAGTGTAGATGGATGGGACTTTAAGCAATATGTTCTAGGTATGCTGTTTTACCGCTACATATCTGAAAATATTACTGCCTATATTAACGCCGGAGAATGGGAAGCTGGCAATACGGAATTTGATTATGCCAAGCTATCCGACGAAGAAGCAGAACAGGCACGAGAGGATTTGGTTAAGACAAAAGGCTTCTTTATTTTACCCAGCGAGCTTTTTGAAAATGTCCGAACTCGTGCAAAGGACGATGAAAACTTAAATGAAACACTAGAGCAGATTTTCAGTAATATAGAAGCATCTGCGCAAGGAACAGAGAGTGAAGATAATTTCAAAGGTCTGTTTGACGATATTGATGTTAATAGCAATAAGCTAGGTAACACTGTAGCAAAGCGTAATGAAAAGCTGGTTAAGCTAATGAATTCTGTTGGAGAAATGAAGTTGGGAGATTACAAAGACAATACCATAGATGCATTTGGTGATGCCTATGAATTTTTAATGGGTATGTATGCATCCAATGCCGGAAAAAGTGGTGGTGAATACTATACACCACAAGAGGTTTCCGAACTCCTTACCCACCTAACATTAGTAGGAAAAACCGAAGTCAACAAGGTATATGACCCCGCTTGCGGTTCTGGTTCTCTACTGCTAAAGTTTGCAAAAATCTTAGGAAAAGAAAATGTACGTCAAGGTTTCTTCGGTCAAGAAATCAACATTACAACCTACAACCTGTGCCGAATTAATATGTTCCTGCACGATATTGATTATGACAAATTTGATATTGTTCTTGGAGACACGCTAACAGATCCACAACATTGGGATGATGAGCCTTTTGAAGCCATTGTATCAAATCCACCTTATTCCATTAAATGGAAGGGAGACAATGATCCTATTTTGATTAATGATCCCCGTTTTTCTCCAGCGGGAGTATTGGCTCCTAAATCCAAGGCAGACCTTGCTTTTATTATGCATAGTCTCTCATGGCTTGCAACAAACGGAACAGCGGCTATCGTATGTTTCCCCGGTGTAATGTACCGCGGAGGCGCTGAAAAGAAAATCAGACAATACCTGATTGATAATAACTATATCGACTGTATCATTCAGTTACCGGATAACTTGTTCTATGGTACCAGCATTGCTACCTGCATTATGGTGCTGAAAAAATCCAAATCAGAAAATAGCACCTTGTTTATCGATGCATCAAAGGAATTTGTCAAGGTTACGAATAACAACAAGCTGACACAAGAAAATATTGAGACCATTCTTAATGCATTCAAAGATAGAAAAGATATTAAGCATTTTGCTAGGCTTGTGCCAAACAGTGAAATAGCTGAACAAGACTATAACCTATCTGTTTTAACTTATGTGGAACAGGAGGATACCAGAGAAAAGATTGATATTGTTGCCCTCAATGCTGAAATAGAAAAAATTGTGGCGAGGGAGCAGATTTTAAGGGAAGAAATAGATAAGATCATTGCGGAAATTGAGGTGGGCAAATGA
- a CDS encoding restriction endonuclease subunit S, whose translation MSKLDELIAELCPNGVERKSLWEVTIWDKKFNAVDRRKQPKIIKYPYLLASKLFDLEKEGGNVFLLSTGEQTGWTTEELAGDNLCEGEVVTIPWGKSRPVKDVIKYYKGKFVTADNRIATSADTTILLNKYLYYWLLSQGEVIDTFYRGSGIKHPSMKDVLDMQIPLPTLPVQQEIVRILDNFTELTAELTAELTARRKQYEYYRKILIKNSNNIRQYSLGELATLKTGSKPKDVFEFPHKYEYINAGTTNSGYTDKANCDGDTVTTPSRGQGGIGFVGYQYDPFWLGPLCYRIKSRNDKIVTNRYLFYYLSCFNEKILAYKKEGGTPSVNASDLVNIIVDVPPLTEQKRIVAILDRFDALCNDLTSGIPAEIEARQKQYEYYRDKLLSFKEVMA comes from the coding sequence ATGAGCAAGTTAGATGAGCTGATAGCAGAGCTTTGTCCGAATGGAGTTGAACGAAAATCACTATGGGAAGTTACCATCTGGGATAAAAAATTTAATGCAGTAGATAGGAGGAAGCAACCTAAAATCATCAAATATCCTTATTTACTTGCATCGAAACTTTTTGATCTAGAAAAAGAGGGGGGAAATGTATTTCTTCTTTCAACTGGCGAGCAAACAGGATGGACAACTGAAGAACTTGCAGGTGATAATCTATGTGAGGGAGAAGTCGTAACAATTCCTTGGGGAAAATCACGTCCTGTAAAGGATGTAATAAAGTATTACAAAGGAAAATTTGTTACGGCTGATAATCGTATTGCGACATCAGCTGATACTACAATTTTATTAAATAAATATTTATATTATTGGTTACTTAGTCAAGGGGAAGTAATAGATACATTCTATCGTGGGTCAGGAATAAAGCATCCTAGTATGAAAGATGTATTAGATATGCAAATTCCTCTTCCCACCTTACCTGTGCAGCAGGAAATTGTCCGTATTCTGGACAATTTCACAGAGCTTACAGCAGAGCTTACAGCAGAGCTTACAGCAAGAAGAAAGCAGTATGAGTATTATAGAAAAATATTGATTAAAAACTCTAACAATATTCGACAATATTCTTTGGGAGAACTTGCAACATTAAAAACGGGTAGCAAACCCAAAGATGTTTTTGAATTCCCCCATAAGTATGAATATATAAACGCAGGAACAACAAATTCTGGGTATACAGATAAAGCAAATTGTGATGGAGATACGGTTACAACTCCATCGCGAGGTCAAGGTGGAATAGGATTTGTTGGATACCAGTATGATCCATTTTGGCTCGGTCCTCTTTGCTATAGAATAAAAAGTCGTAACGATAAAATTGTAACTAATCGTTACTTGTTCTACTACTTGAGTTGTTTCAATGAAAAAATACTTGCTTATAAAAAAGAAGGAGGAACACCATCCGTCAATGCGTCTGATTTAGTGAATATTATTGTTGATGTTCCGCCGCTTACCGAGCAAAAACGCATCGTAGCTATCCTTGATCGCTTTGACGCCCTCTGTAACGACTTAACCAGCGGCATTCCGGCCGAAATCGAAGCTAGGCAAAAGCAATATGAATATTATAGGGATAAACTTTTATCTTTCAAGGAGGTGATGGCATGA